A stretch of the Amia ocellicauda isolate fAmiCal2 chromosome 10, fAmiCal2.hap1, whole genome shotgun sequence genome encodes the following:
- the tmem74 gene encoding transmembrane protein 74: MASLELLYIDNDSKQPDPPSSVDCGLTPLHIHKSGSSAGKAISREHQCNSAQRASVSEGQCNSAPRTAPVKGGLLSKPNHQGQTKEIKVCCDEELETSFTYIDENVNLQRASTQSSGKGLYGPSCHSSASEIQPEGLQELSLMSDEESSSEAAGKSVDYGFISAVTFLVTGISLVVISYAIPRDVSVNPDSVSAREMERLENESARIGAHLDRCVIAGLCLLTLGGVVLSTLLMISMWKGELYRRKAFAYSKQSAKLYGSINFRVGSSPSGATSHLSVVEDNVENIS, encoded by the coding sequence ATGGCTTCTCTGGAGCTTCTGTACATAGATAATGACAGCAAGCAACCCGATCCCCCAAGCAGCGTTGACTGTGGTTTAACTCCACTGCATATTCATAAGTCAGGCAGTTCAGCTGGGAAGGCAATTTCCAGAGAGCATCAGTGCAATTCAGCTCAAAGGGCATCTGTCAGTGAAGGACAATGTAATTCAGCACCAAGGACAGCTCCCGTGAAAGGGGGATTGCTCAGCAAGCCTAATCACCAGGGCCAGACGAAGGAGATAAAGGTGTGCTGTGATGAGGAATTAGAGACATCCTTCACTTACATTGACGAAAATGTCAACCTGCAAAGGGCTAGTACTCAGTCCTCTGGGAAAGGCTTGTATGGACCGTCCTGTCACAGCTCCGCCAGTGAAATCCAACCAGAGGGTCTTCAGGAGCTGTCACTGATGTCAGATGAGGAAAGTTCCTCCGAGGCGGCAGGGAAATCAGTGGACTACGGCTTCATCAGTGCGGTGACGTTCCTCGTCACTGGAATCTCCCTGGTGGTCATCTCCTATGCCATCCCGCGAGATGTCAGTGTTAACCCTGACAGCGTCTCAGCCAGGGAAATGGAAAGGCTGGAGAATGAAAGTGCCAGAATTGGGGCTCACCTAGACAGGTGTGTAATCGCTGGGCTCTGCCTCCTCACCTTGGGTGGCGTGGTTCTTTCTACTCTGCTGATGATCTCCATGTGGAAGGGAGAGTTGTACAGGAGGAAGGCCTTTGCATACTCCAAACAGTCTGCAAAGCTGTATGGTTCCATCAATTTTAGAGTTGGATCAAGTCCCTCTGGAGCTACCTCACACTTATCCGTGGTCGAGGATAATGTAGAAAACattagttaa